Part of the Impatiens glandulifera chromosome 8, dImpGla2.1, whole genome shotgun sequence genome is shown below.
TAATGCTTGCGAATGCTACTTCTAAATCCAAGACCACACTACAAAGCCAGGAGCACCTCGAAGCCGAGTTTTTTTCTCAACCACTCATAGTGTGAGTACTACACATGAACATTAAGTctttatataatagttttttttctcGTCTAACataaaatttctttaacagGGTGCAATAAACTTGCCATAAAAGGACTATAATACTGTATTACTAAGGAAATAACGGAGTTTGGAATAATGTTTAGAGACCTTGAAAGGACTGAACTTGTAAGTCTATTGTCTTGTGTTTAATAAGCTATTGTATTGTGTCTTGTATTGTGTTGTCCAATGTCTTACACTATTCTGTCCTTTGTCTTACACTAAACTATGTTGTCCTATGTTGTTAACTCTGTTACTATACTTTGTGTTGTCACTATACTATGTTAACTCTATTGTGCTATGATATTTGTATGCATATTTTTCTACCCATAGGTTAtgattctcatttttatttggtCATTTACAATACAAAGTCGTAGACAATGGATATCATTAACAATAGGTCACTCCCGAATGGTATAAATATAGATTCAAAGTAAGTAGTATTGAAGACTATTGGATGCAAGTTTTTGAACTTTATTGCGAATATGAAGTTGAGCATTTTTTACGAACTCTTTAAATGCATTACGAGGCTATTGAAATCTGGCAAGACATATGGAACTATAAGGATTGTGGAGTATTCTATATGTTGCACATGGAGACATACAAGAGAGATCCGAAGTGGACTTGTGGCATAACCCGAGCGAATGCGAGCAAGAATATTCATTGTCTACGAATCCAACACCTATCGATGATTCTACAATTCGATTTTAACATTTATCAGATGAACTTAAAATACAAGACCAGAATGTTGTACGAAACCAAATTATCTGAAACATTAATGTAATTGTTTTATGTTAGTAGAATTAAAACATTTACTTGTTGTGAAGCAGCAAGTTGTACTTAACGCTTTACTGTGAAGCAACAAGTTGTACTTAACATTTATTTGTTCttgaaatataacatttttgtACTCGggataacataataataaacacaGGACAACATAGTACAAAATACAGGACACCATGGTATAAGACACGGGACATCACCGTTATAAATATGGGACAACATAGTATTGGACACAGAACGACATAATTTTTGACACTAACACTATTTCTAGAACATGGTTTCTTCTTTGCTTTCTAAATGTAaagtaatgttttattaaatttcattcataaaataatgaatataacatttatgtaatcgttttatttttcaattaaactgAAGTTAAGAAACAGTTAAAACGGGAAATATATTATCCAAAACAAAGTTATCTTTGGGAAACATATTATTAAGCAAAGTTATCTTTCGATGTTGTCCCCACATGAGTTATCTTTGGAAAACATATTATTAGATACATGATATAATTGACTCGACAACAATGATCTAAATGATAGTTGAGTCGAGACTGGATGGGTGGTGATGTGTAAATCCATTGTTCTTGCATTGATATTGGAGAATGATTACTTGTTGCGGTAACATCCTAAAACAAAATGACAATGGAGTCTTAAAACATAGTGTAATATACAGGACAACATGGTGTAATACATGGGATAACATAGTGTAATACATGGGACAACATGATGTAATACACGGGACAACATGGTATTGGATATAGGACGACATAATTTTTGACACTAACCTTATTTCTAGGACCTAATTTCTTCATTGATTTCTCAATGGCAGTCTATTTCCGTTTTGTGGGTGGTCGCCCTTGAGCTCTTACCTTGACGGGCGAGTGGATAACTTTTTCGGTTGATTCAGAATATTCCGTTGTACAATTTGGAGATATCTTGAACTTTTCCTTCATATCTTTCATCACTTCAGCCAAAGTAGAACAATTAACATGGGATTTAGATGCAAGTTGTTGAACCTCTAGCATGATGGGAGTTATATAATTGTATCGATTTCTTTCAATTTCACACACATCCGAATCATAAATGTCGGTGAATATTTGGTAACCTCTCTTCAAGTCTTTACGCCAACGGTCCAAGATATAATATGCAGACACCTAattcactagaattgaaagcattgtaatgaGATAATACGTTTACGTTATttctttttagcttttattcagaaacTGTTACGAACTCAAAATCGTTCTAGGTTAGTCTAGAATGATCCCTTAAAACTCaggattttttttcctttttttaggaatttttaatgaaatgatgctaagtcatttttccccccaaaaaaatattgtgagaaattatttgaaagttgagttaaaaacatttttataaagttttttgaaattttataagaatgatTTAAACAAGTCCTAACCATTTTGAATTTCTTAGAATAAGTAAACTTTGTTTGATAATACTTTGAAACAAGACATCATAAAGACAAACTTGGAGTGTGGAGTATTTTGAGGGTGTAAGTACTAAAATTATATACActcaatttatcaattttaaaataattatttttgaataaataaattcaaaataattaaaattaaggaaaatcttaattaaatctaattaaattaaggaaaattatatacttaattaaatggtttaactgttgtgataattaaatcttacttaattaaggaaaattaactaaaataataataataatttgggataaatggtgtactcattttatctcaaattaattttagaaaaatcaaaagggattaaaataaataattaaggataaatataatatccattttatcccaaataaattatttacttaacCTAAATatgtagaagaaaaaaatttaaattgacaaaagaattatcatatttattttaaatattttatatattttaaagatttaaaaacaaagtcaaaaggttgaatgaaaaatcaatttaaaacaaactcttaaggttaaataaaaaaatatatcaggTGAAGCCGAAATCCAGAAGGATCACTACAGCCAAAACTACAGCCTTCGAATAAACattggattttcatccaacgcctaAGAGTTGTTTATGTCGCCCGTTGCAACAAAGACAAGACGCGCTCGCGAAGCACTGGATCAGCTAACGCGCGCCCCAACTCCATTATCTGAAACGCAACGTACTGCTCGGTCGCTGACGGAACACAAATGGAACGCCAACATATTGTCTCGCATCCTACTTTTCGCCCGAAACGTCGTTGTTGCATCTTGGATCGTCGTCTTCATCGCGAAGCCGGAAAAATAAGAACAAtagccatctttgatttttcaaaaatagaaCTCTGCAATTTCTTGATCATTTGACCTCATTCAAAAAGTGAAATGATCACTTACTTctgtgatcatttcccctaagCCGACGATCATAATTATAACATATACCAACGACTAGCTGGAAAACAGCCAAAACGCCATTATGGTCATTTGACTTAATGAAGCCCACTTGCTTCTTCAACTGACCTcgagaggctataaatagcaTCCCTTGATAATCTGAAGGCAAAAGATGAACTCTCAAGCCTCCAATTGAAAAATTACATAAAACCGTGAGTAAAGCTTTAAATTTTTGGATTTTCGGAAATTATGTGtaaggccttaaagcttggatttAGGCATTCCCAAAGCTTCcataaggtctaaggagtgttcttcaatccttcgtaacttccaatcatcctttaattcaaccttccagtttgaaattgaaatttttatatttcagttttcataagtttgtGTAATGTCCGGTTGTTGAATTTTTTGATTGGTAAACGATCATAGGATCATTTATAAGTTTTCTATTAAAactagaaccgatcaatcgatctaaaacAGAAAACaccacatttgaatttgaaaaatctttaaattgGGGTTTCAACGGCAACAAGGAAAGTTTttcaacatgtttctaatgatgttgagaatctatttggatcatgtttgatcaaaatccaaaaaaaaaattcaagttcTTGAATTGATCAAAACGAACTGTCGATGTTGGAACCAATCGATCATATGAAGTATATGGAAGCTATTGacaagctccttacacttcattaaaACCAGAAACCCGATTTTTGGTCTCAAAACTGTTTTGATCAAAAGGAACAACATCCAAGTTGAATGATAGCTCGGGATGATGTTCATAATGATCCTAAGAGTATTGTGAAGCTACCCAGACCCCTAGATAAAAGAATTCAAGCCTCAATCAAAACTGCaaaaacctacaattttgatgttcttgaggaccgaagAACCTAGCCTAGGTTCGACAAGGACAGGTCCAACTGAGGAATTTCGACAATGATCAAGAGGTCCAACCGAGGAATGTCGACTAGAAACGAGAGTTCTGGCCAATAAATATAGGACGGTGATTTCCACGTCCGGCCGAGAAACCTTGTTACACCAGCCGAGGGACCTCAGCACCCAGACCGAGGAATAAAATTGCATCAGaagttatatatgtatatatataattaattaatatttaatttattaattaaaatattaaagtactcttatattattttaaaaattaaaaaaaatatattatattaattaattattaatccaAACAACCTATATTTtcgtaaataaatttaaaaaatccaataaaaactCCCAATAACccaaatttaagataattagGTATTTTATTTTCTACCTTCGCCAATTCCTTGTGCGTTTGATTAGGAAAGAGAATGTCGAGCTCCACCGATGTATCTGGAGAATTCTTGCTGCACTCAAAGAATGTATCGACGACGATCATACCGTCTACCAGTGTTTACATGGATTCGGATTCGGACTCTGACGATTTCAATGGCGATGATTTTTTCGACGCCGGTGAAGAATTTAGACAGAAAGAGGTGATTAAAGTAGAAAACCCTAGTTATTTATAGAATTTCACGCTTAATCTGTTGGTGTTTGGATCCAAATTTGCCATCATCTACAGTGTGCTTGTTGATTAACTATttgctttcttcttcttcttctaaaggGTGTGAACAGGGGCCTGGTGGCTCCTCTGGCTGACCTAGATGATTATTACCCACAAGCACTGTTTTCTTTGGCCAACTTTAACTTTAATCATGTGAGTTTGTGCCCCCccatattttcatatatatttgtattgtaTTGAAGAACCCACCACTCTAATTACTGCATTGTTGAATAGAATACTGATTTCGTATTTCAAAGGATTGTGAGAGGATGGCTTGGTGGACCCATTGAACAATACCTTATATTTGAGGCAAGCAGTCCTCGCATTGCAGGAGGCACTCCTTTAGTTTTCCAATCTTACTTTTATGACTTTTATGGTGGATTGGGAGGGGAGACCTTGGATTTCTGCAGGCTACACCCCATAGATTGTACAATTACCCTTGAAGATCTTCCTGGTTGCAGTGAATGTGACAATCCTCCTGACCATACCGAAGATGTAGTCCATATGTCTTCTGTTTATGCTACCTTCAGCTATGGCAATTGGAAGGTTCTCCctctttctctttatttttctttctaaaggAAAGAATTGTATATCCCTCACATTCTTGCTAATGTTTTCATTCATCCCCCTCGTGTCTTATGATCAGAGCCTTCAATTTGGCCTCGGGAACATTATCAGCTTTGATAAAATTGTAGAACCAACTTTGCTTGAGGGCTTTGCCTTTGGATACAAGATCATCTTTAGCGCTTTTGACAAAAAAGATGTCTCTAGCGAGCTTAGGACTTGTGAAGCAGTGGTGGTGTTTAGACAAGATCTAAGTGTAATATCGGTCAGATCTGTTATTGAGAAAGAGAATCAAAATGAAACGAAGGTAGAATTCTTATAACTCTAATTGAAGATGTGATGTGATGTGCATGAAATGTCTTTGCTATTTTTCTAGTATACAAGTGTGTCTCTGTTTGATATACATGGTTATGACAGTTTGTTATATTTTGAGACTTGATCATGCAACTGAAAATAGAGGATGACTTGATTTCAgtaatgatttataattttttttaatttatacttcATTTTGAATATGGCCAACCAATCTTAATACGGTGCATTGTTTGTTTTATGTCATTATCTTCTTTTCTTACTAATATTTGCAGTTATCTGTGACTTATACTCGTATCAATTGATTTTGCAGGTTATTTTGAATTGAGAGCACAAACAAAATAGTAAGAGCTTCTAAGTTTCGCAGCATTCCCATACAAGATTGTTTGATTTCctccattttataaaaaaaaattatggcaGTATTAAGTCATGCCTTCTTAATGCCCTTATAATATTGGTTTAAGGGTTATATTATGTATgcttttttatctcttttttttttccctGTAAGAACAGTAGTTATATGTTATATTCAAATCTTTAAAAGGTGATGAACTCATGAATATTATCTAGAGGGTTAAAATGTTATTCATGCTTGTTCTTCAAAATagtgttttttatgttttctttctccTCATTTCTATTTGTATTGCATTTCATGGATTTTTAGAAATGGCatctaatcaaatattattcaaaatacaaTTTCAATGTTGTTTTATAGGTTGTTTATAATACATGGATAGACATAGTTTAACATCAtcgtttaatttaattttacaatttaagtGAATTTAATTAGTTATCCATTCTCACCCTAATACCATAGGAATTTATCACTAAAACACCATATTTCagtgatatttttttggatgcTTTATTAAGTCCACCTTATCATCTGAAGTTGCTTGGTATATgtcaacatatatattaaaaacaaaaatatattttaaatatatataattaaattatatttttttattaactaaaaaaataaattataataatcaaaagGTTACATTCTCAGgttttataaacttatataatttattcaaatttacaCCCATATATAACACCATCACATTATCGTGtcaaatacatataattttattcaaatttttacaCACATATACCACTATCATACTATCTcctcaaacacatataatttttcaaatttgcaCTTACATATACCATCATCACACTATTCTCTCACACTTATTCACATTTATACCCTTAATAAATCATccatcaaaatgaaaataaggtAAATTCTTATTTTGAAGATggtagaaaataaaagattatacaACTAATGGTTTTGAATTTTGCTGACAAAATAAATCGGgtcaaaataacataattttgcACATGTTGATTTTGGGGAGAATTCACTTCTCTCCAAAGAAAGTCTAAGCTAGATGGTACCTGCTTTGTTTACCTTCCTCTGATTATTCGGATACATCGAACGGTTGGATATGGAAAAGTTACACTAGTGTTTCTTTTTCTACAGTTTCCCTTAATTTGACACCTTATTCCTTTTTCTTTGGAAAGGAGGTTGTTCTCAATGCTCTGTACTCCAATTTGCTTGTTGTAAGTAGACTGTATTATATGTGGCGTCCTCCTACTATTAAAAAGAAATGCAGTATTTTAATCTTGTGTTACTCTTAATATGATACACATAATCAAAGTTATTATACTTACAACCAATCCAATCTTATTGTGATACGAGATGTTTGTTTTatgtcattatatttatttcttaataatatttgcAGATATGTGTCGGCTTATACTCACATTGTTAAGCAATCAACATGAATAGAGAATAGTTGAGATCTTTAGAGATTAagttttaagagattaaaagaaTACTTTAGAGATTAGGTTttgagatattagaaaacttaCGCTTGCTCTTTTAGAGCTTTCTCATTATAAAtactaacaaaataaacaaacaagtcCCTCAAGTTATGAggtaaatacaaaattataatgataaaaacaGTAATAATAAAATGGTAATAATTCTTTACACTCCTCCCTCAAGATGAAAATCTTGTAGATAAAGCTTGGAACGTAGATCATCAAATTGGGTACCATCCAAAGCCTTAGTAAAAATATCCGCAACTTGATTTTTGGTTGAGATATGTCGAAGATCAATAAAGCCGGTTTTTGTATTTGTCACGAACTACGTGACAATCaatgtcaatgtgttttgtACGCTCATGGAAGACAGGGTTTTTAGTGATATGAACTGCATCCTGGTTGTCGCACCAAAGAGGAATGGGAATTTGTTGTTTGACGCCCATATCCGAGAGTATGTACGATATCCATGCAATTCACAAACAGTTGATGCAAGATTGCGATACTCTGTTTCAGCAGAAGATCGAGATACTGTGGTTTGCTTCTTCGTTTTCCAAGATATAAGTGTAGTCCCTAATTTGATACAATATCCCGTAAACGATTGTCGACTATCCGAGCACTTTGCCCAGTCTACATCAAAAAAAGCTTCAAAAACAACAGGattagaaaaaggaaaaaaatttcCAATGGAAGGTGTTCCTTTGAGGTATCTAACAATTTGTAAACCAGCATTCCAATGAACTTTAGTTGGTTTGTGCATGTATTGACTTAGTTGTTGAACCGAGAATGTAATTTTCGGTCGTGTAAAATTTAGGTAAATTAACTGGCCAATTAGTCTATGGAATGATTCTGGTTCAACAAAGACACTTTATGAATCTAGTTCAAGTTCGATGCCTTTAAGTATCGGGGATTTAGCCGGCTTAGCTTCAATGAGTCCAACATCAGCAATGATGTCAAGAATGTATTTTCTTTGATTGACAAACAAACTTAGAGGTTTTGCCAATTTCAAGACCAAGGAAGTATTTTGCTTAATTCAAGTCTTTAATAGTAAATTTAGAGTTAATGAATGCTTTtgttttagagatttttttgggaaaacgacttaacgtcatttcattaaaaattcccaaaaacggaaaaaaaaaccacgagtttaagagatcattctagacaggcatagaatgattttgaagtcgtaacattctgaataaaagctaaaaacataaatgaattatctgtttacaatgctttcaattctagtgagtttaaaaaacggtaaatttcagttcatgcagatattccagttctgctccgtgcttggaattcctctccacgttctcgcgagggcgctgcaatccgatacaatatctttccataactcgtcaatgctcctgcgggttctgtcatatacccttgcatttcgttcttgccaaatgttatacaccactgctccaaagccgcacttgaacacgcttgttgcaaatctatttcccttggctttgagtattgccgcttctttgatttcattccattcgctcgggaaactgatcagctctaggcttttatagaatctgccccaaagctccgaagcaatacagtagctcccgaataggtgatctatggtttcttcatttcctatgcatagaagacagctcgcatccgggatgctcatatacttactgatacgatcacgtgtgctgagtctttcccagaaggcgagccataggatgaactggtgtcgagggataatcttcgttgaccatacaagaggagcccattttactttctgcgctttttcccggattctTCGTTGAGTATTGTTT
Proteins encoded:
- the LOC124912652 gene encoding uncharacterized protein LOC124912652, whose protein sequence is MSSSTDVSGEFLLHSKNVSTTIIPSTSVYMDSDSDSDDFNGDDFFDAGEEFRQKEGVNRGLVAPLADLDDYYPQALFSLANFNFNHNTDFVFQRIVRGWLGGPIEQYLIFEASSPRIAGGTPLVFQSYFYDFYGGLGGETLDFCRLHPIDCTITLEDLPGCSECDNPPDHTEDVVHMSSVYATFSYGNWKSLQFGLGNIISFDKIVEPTLLEGFAFGYKIIFSAFDKKDVSSELRTCEAVVVFRQDLSVISVRSVIEKENQNETKVEFL